One window of the Marmota flaviventris isolate mMarFla1 chromosome 2, mMarFla1.hap1, whole genome shotgun sequence genome contains the following:
- the Mapkbp1 gene encoding mitogen-activated protein kinase-binding protein 1 isoform X1, protein MMAVEGSTITSRIKNLLRSPSIKLRRSKAGNRREDLSSKVTLEKVLGITVSGGRGLACDPRSGLVAYPAGCVVVLFNPRKHKQHHILNSSRKTITALAFSPDGKYLVTGESGHMPAVRVWDVAEHSQVAELQEHKYGVACVAFSPSAKYIVSVGYQHDMIVNVWAWKKNIVVASNKVSSRVTAVSFSEDCSYFVTAGNRHIKFWYLDDSKTSKVNATVPLLGRSGLLGELRNNLFTDVACGRGKKADSTFCITSSGLLCEFSDRRLLDKWVELRTTVAHCISVSQDYIFCGCADGTVRLFNPSNLHFLSTLPRPHALGTDIASITEASRLFSGGANARYPDTIALTFDPTNQWLSCVYNDHSIYVWDVRDPKKVGKVYSALYHSSCVWSVEVYPEVKDSNQACLPPSSFITCSSDNTIRLWNTESSGVHGSTLHRNILSNDLIKIIYVDGNTQALLDTEMPGGDKADGSLMDPRVGIRSVCISPNGQHLASGDRMGTLRVHELQSLSEMLKVEAHDSEILCLEYSKPDTGLKLLASASRDRLIHVLDAGREYSLQQTLDEHSSSITAVKFAASDGQVRMISCGADKSIYFRTAQKSGDGVHFTRTHHVVRKTTLYDMDVEPSWKYTAIGCQDRNIRIFNISSGKQKKLFKGSQGEDGTLIKVQTDPSGIYIATSCSDKNLSIFDFSSGECVATMFGHSEIVTGMKFSNDCKHLISVSGDSCIFVWRLSSEMTISMRQRLAELRQRQRGGKQQGPTSPQRASGPNRPQTPVMLSPGPALSSDSDKEGEDEGTEEEELPALPILAKSIKKEPALVPSPALSRSLSHWEMSRAQETVEFLDPAPVANSGPRRRGRWAQPGVELSVCSMLDLRQLETLTPSPQGHCQDSLAMTPSGPGKHGQKAPVTSHASQNEKSPQLQTSQPCSCPHLIRLLSQEEGVFAQDLEAAPSEDGIVYPEPSDSPTMDTSSEFQVQAPTRGALGRVYPGSRGSEKHSPDSACSVDYSSSRLSSPEHPNEDSESTEPLSVDGISSDLEEPAEGDEEEEEEEGRTGPYELQEGSPHTPDQEQFLKQHFETLANGAAPGGPVRVPERTESQSISSRFLLQAQTPPLRDPSSSSLALMSRRIQVSQVSGEQQRGSDANPPGAPPEVEPSPANPSPHQAAPVLLPRRRHNLDSSWAPKRVITAGFSAGLQKAQSVLSLVPQANEMPSSGPLLSRDMEVQDGLDSLPQVDGCPSWPYSYQNPTTSSMAKISRSVSVGENLGLMAETQAPVSIRNSPLSKLALPSRAHLVLDIPKPLPDHPTLATFSPVTKGWAPDEAEQAGSPAGLGKAHSTSERRACLGEGTAPKPRMECQAQPGPNRPSAQQLPVSLLRSPENLQPLPPERTPNPMECIRPGAALSQNSELVVSLEQCEKLVAELRGNVHQAVQLYHSVAGCKTPSAEQSRITQLLRDTFSSVRQELEALAGAALSSPGGSPGAVGAEQTQALLEQYSELLLRAVEQRMERRL, encoded by the exons GTAACCTTGGAGAAGGTGTTGGGAATAACAGTGTCTGGAGGCAGAGGACTTGCCTGTGATCCCCGATCAGGCTTAGTTGCCTACCCAGCTGG GTGTGTGGTTGTGCTTTTCAATCCCCGGAAACACAAACAGCATCACATCCTCAACAGTTCCAG GAAAACTATCACTGCTCTTGCCTTCTCCCCTGATGGCAAGTACTTGGTCACTGGAGAG AGTGGGCACATGCCTGCCGTgcgggtttgggatgtggctgaGCATAGCCAAGTGGCAGAGCTGCAAGAGCATAAGTATGGTGTGGCTTGTGTGGCCTTCTCCCCTAGTGCCAAGTACATTGTCTCCGTGGGCTACCAGCATGATATGATTGTCAACGTTTGGGCCTGGAAG AAAAACATTGTGGTGGCCTCCAATAAGGTGTCCAGTCGGGTGACAGCTGTGTCCTTCTCTGAAGATTGCAGCTACTTTGTCACTGCAGGCAACCGACACATCAAATTCTGGTACCTTGATGACAGCAAGACTTCAAAG GTAAATGCCACTGTACCCCTGCTGGGCCGCTCAGGGTTGCTGGGGGAGCTACGGAACAACCTGTTTACTGATGTGGCCTGTGGCCGAGGAAAGAAAGCCGACAGCACTTTCTGCATCACATCCTCAGGCCTGCTGTGTGAGTTCAGTGATCGCAGGCTTTTGGACAAGTGGGTGGAGCTGAGA ACCACAGTGGCCCACTGCATCTCTGTGAGCCAAGACTACATCTTCTGTGGCTGTGCTGATGGTACTGTGCGTCTTTTCAACCCCTCTAACCTACACTTCCTCAGCACTTTGCCCAGACCCCATGCCTTGGGGACAGACATTGCCAGTATCACTGAGGCCAG TCGCCTCTTTTCTGGAGGGGCAAATGCTAGGTATCCAGACACCATTGCCTTGACCTTCGATCCAACTAATCAGTGGCTGTCTTGTGTGTACAATGACCACAGCATCTATGTTTGGGATGTGAGGGACCCTAAGAAAGTGGGCAAGGTGTACTCGGCTCTGTATCATTCCTCCTGCGTCTGGAGTGTGGAG GTGTATCCTGAGGTGAAGGACAGTAACCAGGCCTGCCTGCCCCCCAGTTCCTTTATTACCTGTTCCTCAGACAACACCATCCGCCTGTGGAACACCGAGAGCTCAGGAGTACATGGCTCCACCCTGCACAGAAACATTCTCAGTAAT GATCTCATTAAGATAATCTATGTGGATGGGAACACTCAGGCCCTGCTGGACACTGAGATGCCTGGAGGAGACAAAGCTGATGGTTCCCTGATGGATCCCCGTGTGGGCATTCGCTCTGTGTGTATTAGCCCCAATGGACAGCATCTAGCTTCTGGAGACCGTATGGGCACACTTAG GGTGCATGAACTGCAGTCTCTGAGTGAGATGCTGAAGGTGGAGGCACATGACTCAGAGATCCTGTGCCTGGAGTACTCTAAGCCAGATACAG GTCTGAAGCTGCTAGCGTCAGCAAGCCGTGACCGGCTGATCCACGTACTAGATGCTGGGCGGGAGTATAGCCTACAGCAGACGCTGGATGAGCACTCATCTTCCATCACTGCTGTCAAATTTGCAG CCAGCGATGGGCAAGTGCGCATGATCAGCTGTGGAGCAGACAAGAGCATCTACTTCCGCACTGCACAGAAG TCTGGAGATGGAGTACACTTTACACGGACACACCATGTGGTACGCAAGACAACCCTCTATGACATGGATGTGGAGCCTAGCTGGAAGTACACTGCCATCGGCTGCCAGGACAGAAATATTCG GATCTTCAACATCAGCAGTGGGAAGCAGAAAAAGCTGTTTAAAGGATCACAGGGTGAGGATGGCACTCTAATTAAG GTGCAGACAGACCCTTCAGGGATCTACATTGCCACCAGTTGTTCCGACAAGAACCTCTCAATTTTTGACTTCTCCTCAGGCGAGTGCGTGGCCACCATGTTTGGCCATTCAG AGATTGTCACTGGCATGAAATTTAGTAATGATTGCAAACATCTCATCAGTGTTTCAGGGGACAG CTGCATATTTGTATGGCGTCTGAGCTCTGAGATGACCATCAGCATGAGGCAACGTCTGGCTGAGCTGCGCCAGCGTCAGCGAGGGGGCAAACAGCAAGGACCCACCTCTCCCCAAAGGGCTTCCGGACCAAACCG GCCCCAGACCCCAGTGATGCTCTCTCCTGGACCAGCTCTCTCATCAGACAGTGACAAGGAGGGAGAAGATGAGGGTACTGAAGAAGAAGAACTGCCAGCTCTTCCCATCCTTGCCAAGAGTATCAAGAAAGAGCCTG CCTtggtccccagcccagccctgtcccGAAGCCTGTCCCATTGGGAGATGAGCCGA GCACAGGAGACAGTGGAATTCCTAGACCCAGCTCCTGTAGCCAACTCAGGACCCAGAAGAAGGGGGCGTTGGGCTCAGCCAGGCGTAGAACTGAGTGTTTGCTCTATGTTGGACCTGCGGCAGCTGGAGACCCTTACCCCAAGCCCTCAGGGCCACTGCCAGGACTCTCTGGCCATGACTCCATCTGGTCCTGGAAAGCATGGTCAGAAAGCCCCTGTAACCTCACATGCTAGCCAG AATGAAAAATCCCCTCAGCTTCAGACTTCCCAACCCTGTTCCTGTCCCCACCTTATCCGATTGTTGTCACAAGAAGAAGGGGTCTTTGCCCAAGATCTGGAGGCCGCACCCAGTGAAGATGGTATTGTCTACCCAGAACCCAGTGACAGCCCCACCATGGATACCAG CAGTGAGTTCCAGGTGCAGGCTCCAACCCGAGGAGCCCTAGGAAGAGTGTACCCAGGTAGCAGGGGCTCAGAAAAGCACAGCCCTGACAGTGCCTGCTCTGTGGATTACAGCAGCAGCCGCCTTTCCAGCCCTGAGCACCCTAATGAAG ACTCCGAGAGCACGGAGCCCCTAAGTGTGGATGGCATCTCCTCAGACCTTGAAGAACCAGCTGAGGgtgatgaagaagaggaggaagaggagggaagaacTGGCCCTTATGAGCTGCAAGAAGGCAGCCCCCATACCCCGGACCAGGAGCAGTTTCTAAAACAGCACTTTGAGACTCTGGCCAATGGGGCTGCTCCAG GGGGCCCAGTGCGGGTACCAGAGAGGACAGAATCTCAAAGCATCTCTTCACGATTCCTGTTGCAAGCACAGACTCCTCCACTCAG GGACCCATCCTCTTCAAGCCTGGCATTGATGTCGAGACGCATCCAGGTGTCACAGGTGTCTGGCGAGCAACAGAGAGGCAGTGATGCTAACCCCCCAGGAGCACCTCCAGAGGTGGAGCCCTCCCCtgccaaccccagcccccatcaggCAGCCCCTGTGCTATTGCCACGTCGTCGTCACAACCTGGACAGCAGCTGGGCTCCCAAGAGAGTGATCACAGCTGGCTTCTCAGCTGGACTCCAGAAAGCCCAGTCTGTGCTCAGTCTGGTGCCACAGG CAAATGAGATGCCTTCATCAGGCCCATTGCTCTCACGGGACATGGAAGTCCAGGATGGCCTGGATTCCCTGCCCCAGGTTGATGGCTGTCCATCTTGGCCCTACTCCTACCAGAACCCTACCACCAGTTCTATGGCCAAGATATCCCGCAGCGTCTCTGTTGGGGAGAACCTAGGCCTAATGGCAGAAACTCAAGCTCCTGTCTCTATTCGAAACTCACCACTCAGCAAACTGGCCCTTCCTAGCCGGGCTCATCTGGTCTTGGACATCCCCAAACCACTGCCTGATCATCCTACTCTAGCTACATTCTCACCTGTAACGAAGGGCTGGGCCCCTGATGAGGCAGAACAGGCTGGCTCCCCAGCAGGCCTAGGAAAGGCTCATAGCACATCTGAGCGGCGGGCCTGTTTGGGTGAGGGTACTGCTCCCAAGCCTAGGATGGAGTGCCAGGCTCAGCCTGGGCCCAACAGACCCAGTGCCCAGCAACTGCCAGTCAGCCTCCTCCGAAGCCCTGAGAACCTGCAGCCCCTACCCCCTGAGAGGACTCCCAATCCCATGGAATGTATCAGGCCAGGCGCAGCCCTGAGCCAGAACTCAG AACTGGTGGTGAGCCTGGAGCAGTGTGAAAAACTTGTGGCAGAGCTCCGTGGGAATGTGCACCAGGCTGTACAGCTCTACCACTCG GTGGCTGGCTGCAAGACGCCCTCAGCAGAGCAAAGTCGAATCACTCAGCTCCTCAGAGACACCTTCTCTTCAGTGCGTCAGGAGCTAGAGGCCCTGGCTGGTGCAGCCTTGTCCAGTCCAGGCGGTAGCCCTGGGGCTGTGGGAGCTGAGCAGACACAGGCCCTACTAGAGCAATACTCAGAGTTGTTGCTTCGAGCCGTGGAGCAGCGAATGGAACGCAGACTCTAG
- the Mapkbp1 gene encoding mitogen-activated protein kinase-binding protein 1 isoform X4: MMAVEGSTITSRIKNLLRSPSIKLRRSKAGNRREDLSSKVTLEKVLGITVSGGRGLACDPRSGLVAYPAGCVVVLFNPRKHKQHHILNSSRKTITALAFSPDGKYLVTGESGHMPAVRVWDVAEHSQVAELQEHKYGVACVAFSPSAKYIVSVGYQHDMIVNVWAWKKNIVVASNKVSSRVTAVSFSEDCSYFVTAGNRHIKFWYLDDSKTSKVNATVPLLGRSGLLGELRNNLFTDVACGRGKKADSTFCITSSGLLCEFSDRRLLDKWVELRTTVAHCISVSQDYIFCGCADGTVRLFNPSNLHFLSTLPRPHALGTDIASITEASRLFSGGANARYPDTIALTFDPTNQWLSCVYNDHSIYVWDVRDPKKVGKVYSALYHSSCVWSVEVYPEVKDSNQACLPPSSFITCSSDNTIRLWNTESSGVHGSTLHRNILSNDLIKIIYVDGNTQALLDTEMPGGDKADGSLMDPRVGIRSVCISPNGQHLASGDRMGTLRVHELQSLSEMLKVEAHDSEILCLEYSKPDTGLKLLASASRDRLIHVLDAGREYSLQQTLDEHSSSITAVKFAASDGQVRMISCGADKSIYFRTAQKSGDGVHFTRTHHVVRKTTLYDMDVEPSWKYTAIGCQDRNIRIFNISSGKQKKLFKGSQGEDGTLIKVQTDPSGIYIATSCSDKNLSIFDFSSGECVATMFGHSEIVTGMKFSNDCKHLISVSGDSCIFVWRLSSEMTISMRQRLAELRQRQRGGKQQGPTSPQRASGPNRPQTPVMLSPGPALSSDSDKEGEDEALVPSPALSRSLSHWEMSRAQETVEFLDPAPVANSGPRRRGRWAQPGVELSVCSMLDLRQLETLTPSPQGHCQDSLAMTPSGPGKHGQKAPVTSHASQNEKSPQLQTSQPCSCPHLIRLLSQEEGVFAQDLEAAPSEDGIVYPEPSDSPTMDTSSEFQVQAPTRGALGRVYPGSRGSEKHSPDSACSVDYSSSRLSSPEHPNEDSESTEPLSVDGISSDLEEPAEGDEEEEEEEGRTGPYELQEGSPHTPDQEQFLKQHFETLANGAAPGGPVRVPERTESQSISSRFLLQAQTPPLRDPSSSSLALMSRRIQVSQVSGEQQRGSDANPPGAPPEVEPSPANPSPHQAAPVLLPRRRHNLDSSWAPKRVITAGFSAGLQKAQSVLSLVPQANEMPSSGPLLSRDMEVQDGLDSLPQVDGCPSWPYSYQNPTTSSMAKISRSVSVGENLGLMAETQAPVSIRNSPLSKLALPSRAHLVLDIPKPLPDHPTLATFSPVTKGWAPDEAEQAGSPAGLGKAHSTSERRACLGEGTAPKPRMECQAQPGPNRPSAQQLPVSLLRSPENLQPLPPERTPNPMECIRPGAALSQNSELVVSLEQCEKLVAELRGNVHQAVQLYHSVAGCKTPSAEQSRITQLLRDTFSSVRQELEALAGAALSSPGGSPGAVGAEQTQALLEQYSELLLRAVEQRMERRL, from the exons GTAACCTTGGAGAAGGTGTTGGGAATAACAGTGTCTGGAGGCAGAGGACTTGCCTGTGATCCCCGATCAGGCTTAGTTGCCTACCCAGCTGG GTGTGTGGTTGTGCTTTTCAATCCCCGGAAACACAAACAGCATCACATCCTCAACAGTTCCAG GAAAACTATCACTGCTCTTGCCTTCTCCCCTGATGGCAAGTACTTGGTCACTGGAGAG AGTGGGCACATGCCTGCCGTgcgggtttgggatgtggctgaGCATAGCCAAGTGGCAGAGCTGCAAGAGCATAAGTATGGTGTGGCTTGTGTGGCCTTCTCCCCTAGTGCCAAGTACATTGTCTCCGTGGGCTACCAGCATGATATGATTGTCAACGTTTGGGCCTGGAAG AAAAACATTGTGGTGGCCTCCAATAAGGTGTCCAGTCGGGTGACAGCTGTGTCCTTCTCTGAAGATTGCAGCTACTTTGTCACTGCAGGCAACCGACACATCAAATTCTGGTACCTTGATGACAGCAAGACTTCAAAG GTAAATGCCACTGTACCCCTGCTGGGCCGCTCAGGGTTGCTGGGGGAGCTACGGAACAACCTGTTTACTGATGTGGCCTGTGGCCGAGGAAAGAAAGCCGACAGCACTTTCTGCATCACATCCTCAGGCCTGCTGTGTGAGTTCAGTGATCGCAGGCTTTTGGACAAGTGGGTGGAGCTGAGA ACCACAGTGGCCCACTGCATCTCTGTGAGCCAAGACTACATCTTCTGTGGCTGTGCTGATGGTACTGTGCGTCTTTTCAACCCCTCTAACCTACACTTCCTCAGCACTTTGCCCAGACCCCATGCCTTGGGGACAGACATTGCCAGTATCACTGAGGCCAG TCGCCTCTTTTCTGGAGGGGCAAATGCTAGGTATCCAGACACCATTGCCTTGACCTTCGATCCAACTAATCAGTGGCTGTCTTGTGTGTACAATGACCACAGCATCTATGTTTGGGATGTGAGGGACCCTAAGAAAGTGGGCAAGGTGTACTCGGCTCTGTATCATTCCTCCTGCGTCTGGAGTGTGGAG GTGTATCCTGAGGTGAAGGACAGTAACCAGGCCTGCCTGCCCCCCAGTTCCTTTATTACCTGTTCCTCAGACAACACCATCCGCCTGTGGAACACCGAGAGCTCAGGAGTACATGGCTCCACCCTGCACAGAAACATTCTCAGTAAT GATCTCATTAAGATAATCTATGTGGATGGGAACACTCAGGCCCTGCTGGACACTGAGATGCCTGGAGGAGACAAAGCTGATGGTTCCCTGATGGATCCCCGTGTGGGCATTCGCTCTGTGTGTATTAGCCCCAATGGACAGCATCTAGCTTCTGGAGACCGTATGGGCACACTTAG GGTGCATGAACTGCAGTCTCTGAGTGAGATGCTGAAGGTGGAGGCACATGACTCAGAGATCCTGTGCCTGGAGTACTCTAAGCCAGATACAG GTCTGAAGCTGCTAGCGTCAGCAAGCCGTGACCGGCTGATCCACGTACTAGATGCTGGGCGGGAGTATAGCCTACAGCAGACGCTGGATGAGCACTCATCTTCCATCACTGCTGTCAAATTTGCAG CCAGCGATGGGCAAGTGCGCATGATCAGCTGTGGAGCAGACAAGAGCATCTACTTCCGCACTGCACAGAAG TCTGGAGATGGAGTACACTTTACACGGACACACCATGTGGTACGCAAGACAACCCTCTATGACATGGATGTGGAGCCTAGCTGGAAGTACACTGCCATCGGCTGCCAGGACAGAAATATTCG GATCTTCAACATCAGCAGTGGGAAGCAGAAAAAGCTGTTTAAAGGATCACAGGGTGAGGATGGCACTCTAATTAAG GTGCAGACAGACCCTTCAGGGATCTACATTGCCACCAGTTGTTCCGACAAGAACCTCTCAATTTTTGACTTCTCCTCAGGCGAGTGCGTGGCCACCATGTTTGGCCATTCAG AGATTGTCACTGGCATGAAATTTAGTAATGATTGCAAACATCTCATCAGTGTTTCAGGGGACAG CTGCATATTTGTATGGCGTCTGAGCTCTGAGATGACCATCAGCATGAGGCAACGTCTGGCTGAGCTGCGCCAGCGTCAGCGAGGGGGCAAACAGCAAGGACCCACCTCTCCCCAAAGGGCTTCCGGACCAAACCG GCCCCAGACCCCAGTGATGCTCTCTCCTGGACCAGCTCTCTCATCAGACAGTGACAAGGAGGGAGAAGATGAGG CCTtggtccccagcccagccctgtcccGAAGCCTGTCCCATTGGGAGATGAGCCGA GCACAGGAGACAGTGGAATTCCTAGACCCAGCTCCTGTAGCCAACTCAGGACCCAGAAGAAGGGGGCGTTGGGCTCAGCCAGGCGTAGAACTGAGTGTTTGCTCTATGTTGGACCTGCGGCAGCTGGAGACCCTTACCCCAAGCCCTCAGGGCCACTGCCAGGACTCTCTGGCCATGACTCCATCTGGTCCTGGAAAGCATGGTCAGAAAGCCCCTGTAACCTCACATGCTAGCCAG AATGAAAAATCCCCTCAGCTTCAGACTTCCCAACCCTGTTCCTGTCCCCACCTTATCCGATTGTTGTCACAAGAAGAAGGGGTCTTTGCCCAAGATCTGGAGGCCGCACCCAGTGAAGATGGTATTGTCTACCCAGAACCCAGTGACAGCCCCACCATGGATACCAG CAGTGAGTTCCAGGTGCAGGCTCCAACCCGAGGAGCCCTAGGAAGAGTGTACCCAGGTAGCAGGGGCTCAGAAAAGCACAGCCCTGACAGTGCCTGCTCTGTGGATTACAGCAGCAGCCGCCTTTCCAGCCCTGAGCACCCTAATGAAG ACTCCGAGAGCACGGAGCCCCTAAGTGTGGATGGCATCTCCTCAGACCTTGAAGAACCAGCTGAGGgtgatgaagaagaggaggaagaggagggaagaacTGGCCCTTATGAGCTGCAAGAAGGCAGCCCCCATACCCCGGACCAGGAGCAGTTTCTAAAACAGCACTTTGAGACTCTGGCCAATGGGGCTGCTCCAG GGGGCCCAGTGCGGGTACCAGAGAGGACAGAATCTCAAAGCATCTCTTCACGATTCCTGTTGCAAGCACAGACTCCTCCACTCAG GGACCCATCCTCTTCAAGCCTGGCATTGATGTCGAGACGCATCCAGGTGTCACAGGTGTCTGGCGAGCAACAGAGAGGCAGTGATGCTAACCCCCCAGGAGCACCTCCAGAGGTGGAGCCCTCCCCtgccaaccccagcccccatcaggCAGCCCCTGTGCTATTGCCACGTCGTCGTCACAACCTGGACAGCAGCTGGGCTCCCAAGAGAGTGATCACAGCTGGCTTCTCAGCTGGACTCCAGAAAGCCCAGTCTGTGCTCAGTCTGGTGCCACAGG CAAATGAGATGCCTTCATCAGGCCCATTGCTCTCACGGGACATGGAAGTCCAGGATGGCCTGGATTCCCTGCCCCAGGTTGATGGCTGTCCATCTTGGCCCTACTCCTACCAGAACCCTACCACCAGTTCTATGGCCAAGATATCCCGCAGCGTCTCTGTTGGGGAGAACCTAGGCCTAATGGCAGAAACTCAAGCTCCTGTCTCTATTCGAAACTCACCACTCAGCAAACTGGCCCTTCCTAGCCGGGCTCATCTGGTCTTGGACATCCCCAAACCACTGCCTGATCATCCTACTCTAGCTACATTCTCACCTGTAACGAAGGGCTGGGCCCCTGATGAGGCAGAACAGGCTGGCTCCCCAGCAGGCCTAGGAAAGGCTCATAGCACATCTGAGCGGCGGGCCTGTTTGGGTGAGGGTACTGCTCCCAAGCCTAGGATGGAGTGCCAGGCTCAGCCTGGGCCCAACAGACCCAGTGCCCAGCAACTGCCAGTCAGCCTCCTCCGAAGCCCTGAGAACCTGCAGCCCCTACCCCCTGAGAGGACTCCCAATCCCATGGAATGTATCAGGCCAGGCGCAGCCCTGAGCCAGAACTCAG AACTGGTGGTGAGCCTGGAGCAGTGTGAAAAACTTGTGGCAGAGCTCCGTGGGAATGTGCACCAGGCTGTACAGCTCTACCACTCG GTGGCTGGCTGCAAGACGCCCTCAGCAGAGCAAAGTCGAATCACTCAGCTCCTCAGAGACACCTTCTCTTCAGTGCGTCAGGAGCTAGAGGCCCTGGCTGGTGCAGCCTTGTCCAGTCCAGGCGGTAGCCCTGGGGCTGTGGGAGCTGAGCAGACACAGGCCCTACTAGAGCAATACTCAGAGTTGTTGCTTCGAGCCGTGGAGCAGCGAATGGAACGCAGACTCTAG